A single genomic interval of Cellvibrio sp. PSBB023 harbors:
- the ampD gene encoding 1,6-anhydro-N-acetylmuramyl-L-alanine amidase AmpD yields MMIHDGWLSGVNICPSPNSNSRPESVDISLLVVHNISLPPGEFGGGYVQAFFQNRLDINAHPYFETIAGLQVSAHLFIERDGAITQFVPFTARAWHAGASSFDGVSNCNDYSVGVELEGTDELPYTDAQYLALEKVTRQLMLTYPKLTLERITGHEHIAPGRKTDPGPAFDWQRFRRALL; encoded by the coding sequence ATGATGATTCACGATGGTTGGTTGAGTGGCGTCAATATTTGCCCATCACCCAATAGCAATTCGCGGCCTGAATCGGTAGATATCAGTCTATTGGTGGTACACAACATCAGCTTGCCGCCGGGCGAGTTCGGCGGCGGTTATGTGCAGGCCTTCTTCCAAAATAGGCTAGATATTAACGCCCATCCTTATTTTGAAACCATTGCGGGCTTGCAGGTATCTGCTCATTTATTTATTGAACGCGATGGCGCAATTACCCAGTTTGTGCCTTTTACCGCGCGCGCCTGGCATGCCGGTGCATCCAGTTTTGACGGGGTCTCCAACTGTAATGATTACAGTGTTGGCGTAGAGTTGGAGGGTACTGACGAGCTACCTTATACCGATGCCCAATACCTGGCCCTGGAGAAAGTTACTCGCCAGTTGATGCTGACTTATCCTAAACTAACGCTTGAGCGCATCACTGGTCATGAGCATATAGCGCCCGGACGCAAAACTGACCCGGGTCCTGCCTTTGATTGGCAGCGTTTTCGCAGAGCGCTTTTATAA
- a CDS encoding AAA family ATPase yields the protein MQDVNEIKLLLDARIPLVVIETFEEKKALDVLLKVANTQGKDLHRWSLTDGLARLNFGPQLVPKGSSLNDPEEMLRHIKQQHQPAMFALCDLHPFLTDNAQVVRLLKDIALNHFAVPHTLVLLSYQLRLPPELSRYSASYALTLPSDDKIMDIIREEAKDWSDRHAGARVKTDNLTLKKLVNNLQGMSVSDVRRLVRSAIWNDGSLNEDDLPKINKAKFALLDMEGVVSFEQQTEDFSNVGGLQNLKRWLLTRRGAFNDEESKLDRPKGILLLGVQGGGKSLAAKAVAGLWGLPLMRMDVGALYNKFHGETERNLREALKLADAMSPCVLWLDEIEKGMAQDGNDNGVSQRLLGTLLTWMAERRSRVFIVATSNDISRLPPELIRKGRLDEIFFVDLPEVAVRQDIFSIHLRKRGCDALQFDLQRLANASDGFSGSEIEQAIIAALYSAAAEAQALTTDILLREIAATSPLSVVMAEQISQLRRWAEDRTIPA from the coding sequence GTGCAAGATGTAAACGAAATAAAGCTGCTATTGGATGCCCGTATCCCACTCGTAGTCATAGAAACCTTCGAAGAGAAAAAAGCCCTGGATGTGTTGCTCAAGGTGGCAAACACCCAGGGTAAGGATCTGCACCGCTGGTCGCTCACTGATGGCTTGGCGCGCTTGAATTTCGGCCCCCAATTGGTTCCCAAGGGCAGTTCGTTGAACGATCCGGAGGAAATGCTGCGCCATATCAAGCAGCAGCATCAGCCTGCCATGTTTGCGTTGTGCGATTTGCATCCCTTTCTGACTGATAATGCTCAAGTTGTTCGTCTGTTGAAAGATATCGCCCTCAATCACTTTGCGGTGCCGCATACGCTGGTATTGCTGAGTTATCAGTTGCGCTTGCCGCCAGAGTTGTCGCGCTACAGCGCTTCCTATGCCCTGACCCTGCCGAGCGATGACAAAATTATGGATATCATTCGTGAGGAGGCTAAGGATTGGTCTGATCGCCATGCGGGCGCGCGGGTAAAAACGGACAATCTCACGCTGAAAAAGCTGGTGAACAACCTGCAGGGCATGAGTGTCAGCGATGTGCGTCGCTTGGTGCGTAGCGCGATCTGGAATGATGGCTCGCTCAACGAAGACGATTTGCCCAAAATCAATAAAGCCAAATTTGCACTGCTGGATATGGAGGGCGTGGTCAGCTTTGAGCAGCAGACGGAGGATTTCTCCAACGTTGGCGGTTTGCAGAACTTGAAGCGTTGGCTGCTCACCCGTCGCGGCGCATTTAATGATGAGGAGTCCAAACTGGACCGCCCCAAGGGGATTTTACTGTTAGGTGTGCAGGGTGGCGGCAAAAGTCTCGCTGCCAAAGCGGTGGCTGGCCTGTGGGGATTGCCCCTGATGCGCATGGATGTCGGGGCGCTCTACAACAAATTCCATGGTGAAACCGAGCGCAACCTGCGCGAGGCGCTCAAATTGGCCGACGCCATGTCGCCTTGTGTGCTCTGGCTGGATGAAATCGAAAAAGGTATGGCGCAGGATGGTAATGACAATGGCGTATCGCAGCGTTTGTTGGGCACCTTGCTGACCTGGATGGCAGAGCGGCGCTCACGGGTGTTTATTGTTGCCACCAGCAATGATATTTCGCGCTTACCGCCAGAGCTGATTCGCAAAGGGCGTTTGGATGAAATCTTTTTTGTCGATTTGCCTGAAGTGGCGGTGCGGCAGGATATTTTCTCTATACACCTGCGCAAGCGCGGTTGCGATGCCCTGCAGTTTGATTTGCAACGCCTTGCCAACGCTAGCGATGGCTTTTCGGGATCAGAGATTGAACAGGCGATTATCGCCGCACTCTACTCAGCGGCTGCCGAGGCGCAGGCACTGACTACTGATATTCTCTTGCGTGAAATAGCGGCCACCAGCCCCTTGTCGGTAGTTATGGCTGAGCAGATTTCACAGTTGCGGCGCTGGGCTGAAGACCGCACCATTCCGGCATAA
- the coq7 gene encoding 2-polyprenyl-3-methyl-6-methoxy-1,4-benzoquinone monooxygenase — protein sequence MSQIRHSFIDNLIINADRALRTLVAGSDMTSERPSPALPLSEGDLSETERKKSAALMRVNHTGEVCAQALYQGQALTAKLPHVRAEMEHAADEEIDHLVWCQQRIDALGSHTSYLNPMWYGLSFAIGAGAGLISDKVSLGFVAATEDQVCKHLQHHLAELPVADIPSRAVVSQMLDDEARHADMALSAGGYRFPAPVKGVMTLVSKVMTTASYRL from the coding sequence ATGTCCCAGATTCGACACAGTTTCATCGACAACCTGATTATCAATGCCGATCGCGCCCTGCGCACCTTGGTGGCAGGCAGCGATATGACCAGCGAGCGGCCGTCACCCGCCCTGCCACTGAGTGAAGGCGACCTGTCAGAAACAGAACGCAAAAAATCAGCCGCCTTGATGCGCGTCAATCACACCGGGGAAGTCTGCGCCCAAGCGCTATACCAAGGACAAGCACTGACCGCCAAGCTGCCTCATGTTCGCGCGGAAATGGAACATGCCGCCGACGAAGAAATTGACCATCTGGTGTGGTGCCAACAGCGCATCGACGCACTCGGCAGTCACACCAGCTATTTGAATCCAATGTGGTATGGACTCTCCTTTGCGATTGGCGCCGGTGCAGGGCTAATTAGCGATAAAGTCAGCCTGGGGTTTGTTGCGGCAACGGAAGATCAAGTCTGCAAACATCTGCAACATCATTTGGCCGAGTTACCAGTAGCAGATATACCTAGCCGCGCTGTGGTCTCGCAAATGCTGGACGACGAAGCCCGCCATGCCGATATGGCACTTAGTGCCGGAGGCTATCGTTTCCCCGCCCCCGTAAAAGGTGTGATGACACTGGTATCCAAAGTCATGACAACGGCCAGCTACCGCTTGTAA
- a CDS encoding OsmC family protein yields MQAVVKWVDGAQFLGESGSGHAVLMDGPPDHGGRNTGVRPMEMLLIGLGGCSSFDVMSILTKARQQVTDCRCELEAERAEGVPSPFTKIHMRFLVTGKELKEAQVKRAVELSATKYCSASIMLEAGGVEITHSYEIREV; encoded by the coding sequence ATGCAAGCAGTGGTTAAATGGGTTGATGGCGCGCAATTTTTGGGTGAGTCGGGCAGTGGCCATGCAGTATTGATGGATGGCCCGCCGGACCACGGTGGCCGTAATACCGGCGTTCGCCCTATGGAAATGCTGTTGATTGGTTTGGGCGGCTGCTCTTCATTTGATGTCATGAGCATCCTTACCAAAGCTCGCCAGCAGGTTACTGATTGCCGTTGCGAACTGGAGGCCGAACGCGCAGAAGGTGTTCCTTCACCCTTTACGAAAATACACATGAGGTTTTTGGTGACAGGAAAAGAGTTGAAAGAGGCGCAAGTAAAACGCGCTGTTGAATTATCGGCAACCAAGTATTGCTCTGCATCTATTATGCTGGAAGCTGGTGGCGTAGAAATTACCCATTCTTACGAGATTCGTGAGGTCTGA
- the crp gene encoding cAMP-activated global transcriptional regulator CRP, translated as MVAVSLTPHIKNVEEFLVHCHRRRYPAKSTIIYAGDKSDSLYYIVKGSVTVLIEDDEGHEMIVAYLNDGDFFGEMGLFDDKDSRSAWVRAKSECEVAEISYAKFQEISEEHPEFLFALGSQMARRLRATTRKVGDLAFLDVTGRVARTLLELCKEPDAMTHPDGMQIKITRQEIGRIVGCSREMVGRVLKTLEEQGLVMVKGKTMVVFGTR; from the coding sequence TTGGTCGCTGTCTCACTCACACCGCACATTAAGAATGTGGAAGAATTTCTGGTTCATTGCCATCGTCGCCGTTACCCAGCCAAGAGCACCATCATTTACGCTGGCGACAAAAGCGATTCGCTTTATTACATAGTCAAAGGTTCAGTTACTGTATTAATTGAAGATGACGAAGGCCACGAAATGATCGTCGCCTACCTCAATGACGGTGACTTTTTTGGTGAAATGGGCCTTTTTGACGACAAAGACTCACGCAGTGCCTGGGTACGCGCCAAATCAGAATGTGAAGTCGCTGAAATCAGCTATGCCAAATTTCAGGAGATTTCTGAAGAGCACCCTGAATTCCTTTTTGCACTGGGCAGCCAAATGGCGCGCCGCCTGCGTGCAACCACCCGCAAAGTCGGTGACCTCGCCTTCCTGGATGTTACCGGTCGTGTCGCACGCACCCTGCTTGAGCTTTGCAAAGAGCCTGATGCCATGACTCACCCTGATGGTATGCAAATTAAAATTACCCGCCAGGAGATTGGACGCATTGTAGGCTGTTCGCGTGAAATGGTTGGCCGTGTACTAAAGACCCTGGAAGAGCAAGGTCTGGTGATGGTGAAAGGTAAAACAATGGTTGTATTTGGCACCCGCTAA
- the trpC gene encoding indole-3-glycerol phosphate synthase TrpC: MSDTPTVLRKIIARKWEEIAERKAQVSLDQLKIQAAQQTPTRGFVKAIENKIAQGKAGVIAEIKKASPSKGVIREHFVPDEIARSYEQGGAACLSVLTDVDFFQGADVYLQQARAAVSLPVIRKDFLVDEYQIYEARAMGADCVLLIVAALSPEKLAELNSLAQRIGLDVLVEVHDEQELDIALALPNKLIGINNRNLHTFDVTLDTTYKLLDKIGSDRIVVTESGILAPADVQAMRSKNVNAFLVGEAFMRADEPGIALANFFA, translated from the coding sequence ATGTCTGATACACCAACGGTACTGCGCAAAATTATTGCGCGCAAATGGGAAGAAATCGCCGAGCGTAAGGCGCAGGTTTCGCTGGACCAGTTAAAAATACAAGCCGCTCAGCAAACACCGACTCGGGGTTTCGTAAAAGCGATTGAAAATAAAATCGCGCAAGGCAAGGCAGGTGTGATCGCTGAGATTAAAAAAGCATCACCCAGTAAGGGGGTGATTCGCGAGCATTTTGTGCCGGATGAAATTGCGCGTTCCTATGAGCAGGGTGGTGCGGCATGCTTGTCAGTTTTGACAGATGTCGATTTTTTTCAGGGTGCTGATGTTTACCTGCAACAGGCGCGTGCTGCCGTTAGTTTGCCAGTGATTCGCAAGGACTTTCTGGTAGACGAGTACCAAATATATGAAGCCCGGGCGATGGGAGCTGATTGCGTTCTGCTAATTGTCGCGGCACTCTCTCCGGAAAAGTTGGCAGAACTGAATAGCCTGGCACAACGTATTGGTTTGGATGTATTGGTGGAAGTGCACGACGAGCAGGAGCTGGATATTGCGCTGGCATTACCTAACAAATTAATCGGCATTAATAATCGCAACCTGCACACCTTCGATGTGACTCTGGATACGACCTATAAATTGCTCGATAAAATTGGCAGTGATCGCATTGTAGTTACTGAAAGCGGAATTCTTGCACCAGCCGATGTGCAGGCCATGCGCAGCAAAAATGTAAATGCGTTTTTGGTGGGCGAGGCGTTTATGCGCGCTGATGAGCCAGGCATTGCCTTGGCGAATTTTTTTGCCTGA
- the trpD gene encoding anthranilate phosphoribosyltransferase has product MDIKQALTKLVARIDLSTEEMISVMRIVMTGGATPAQIGGFLVALRMKGETLDEITGAAMVMRELATPVDIDVNYLVDTCGTGGDGANLFNISTASAFVVAAAGGRVAKHGNRSVSSSTGSADVLEAAGIKLDITAEQVARCVREIGVGFMFAPAHHSAMRHAIGPRKELGMRTIFNMLGPMTNPANVKRQVIGVFNGELCKPMAEVLGRLGSEHVMVVHAKDGLDEISLSTETQIAELKNGEIREYIIKPEDFGMQSKSLIGLSVSNAEDSLLLIRDALGNRRGQYAEKAADIIALNAGAAIYVSGVASSLSDGVEMARDAIGSSLAGEKIRELAAFTQYLQ; this is encoded by the coding sequence ATGGATATCAAACAAGCATTAACAAAATTGGTGGCGCGCATCGACCTGAGTACAGAGGAAATGATCTCGGTGATGCGTATTGTGATGACTGGTGGAGCAACACCTGCACAAATCGGCGGCTTTTTGGTTGCCTTGCGCATGAAAGGCGAGACACTGGATGAAATTACCGGTGCAGCAATGGTGATGCGCGAACTGGCAACGCCAGTCGATATTGATGTGAATTATTTGGTAGATACCTGTGGTACCGGTGGCGATGGCGCCAACTTATTTAATATCTCAACCGCCAGTGCTTTTGTGGTCGCCGCTGCAGGTGGAAGAGTTGCCAAGCACGGCAATCGCTCCGTCTCCAGCTCAACGGGTAGTGCTGATGTGTTGGAAGCTGCTGGTATTAAGCTGGATATCACCGCCGAGCAGGTGGCGCGCTGTGTGCGTGAAATTGGTGTTGGTTTTATGTTTGCCCCGGCACATCACAGCGCTATGCGCCATGCCATCGGGCCGCGCAAAGAATTGGGTATGCGTACTATTTTTAACATGCTTGGCCCTATGACAAATCCTGCCAATGTGAAGCGCCAGGTGATAGGGGTATTTAATGGCGAGCTATGCAAGCCTATGGCGGAAGTGCTGGGGCGTTTGGGCAGTGAGCATGTGATGGTAGTGCATGCAAAAGATGGCCTTGATGAAATTAGCCTGTCGACTGAAACACAAATCGCAGAGTTGAAGAATGGTGAAATTCGCGAATACATCATCAAACCGGAAGATTTTGGTATGCAATCCAAGAGCTTGATTGGTTTGAGCGTTTCCAATGCTGAAGATTCGCTGCTGTTGATTCGCGATGCGCTGGGGAATCGCCGTGGTCAGTACGCAGAGAAAGCCGCCGATATTATTGCGCTTAATGCGGGTGCTGCGATTTATGTCAGCGGAGTAGCGAGCAGTTTGTCCGACGGTGTTGAAATGGCGCGCGATGCTATTGGCAGCAGTTTGGCAGGCGAGAAAATTCGCGAATTAGCCGCATTTACGCAATATCTGCAATAA
- a CDS encoding aminodeoxychorismate/anthranilate synthase component II, translating to MILMIDNYDSFTYNLVQYFGELGADIKVVRNDEITLDEIATLAPEKIVISPGPCTPTEAGVSVETIQTFAGKIPILGVCLGHQSIGQALGGKVIRAPYVMHGKTSPVYHSNTGIFRGLANPFQATRYHSLVIEKESLPDCLEITAWTQNDDGSVAEIMGVKHRTLALEGVQFHPESILTEHGHDMLRNFLTAY from the coding sequence ATGATTTTAATGATCGATAATTACGACTCATTTACCTACAACCTGGTGCAATATTTCGGTGAGCTGGGTGCTGATATCAAGGTTGTGCGCAATGATGAGATCACCTTGGATGAGATAGCGACATTGGCACCGGAAAAAATTGTTATTTCTCCCGGGCCTTGCACCCCAACAGAAGCGGGTGTGTCGGTTGAGACTATTCAAACCTTCGCAGGAAAAATTCCGATTTTGGGGGTTTGTCTGGGGCACCAGAGTATTGGGCAGGCATTGGGAGGTAAAGTGATTCGCGCCCCCTATGTAATGCACGGTAAAACCTCACCGGTCTATCACAGTAACACTGGTATATTTCGCGGGTTAGCCAACCCATTTCAAGCCACGCGCTACCACTCGCTGGTGATTGAAAAAGAGTCTTTACCCGATTGTCTGGAGATTACTGCCTGGACGCAAAATGACGATGGAAGTGTGGCTGAAATCATGGGTGTTAAGCACAGAACGCTCGCGTTGGAAGGGGTTCAGTTTCACCCTGAATCCATTTTAACGGAACATGGTCACGATATGCTGCGCAACTTTTTGACAGCATATTAA